Below is a genomic region from Vibrio cortegadensis.
TGACATGGTTCAAAATAACCAGATCGGCATCTTTTGCGTAAACTTGCTGGCCTGAACGAATAGGCGTTCGGACAATTTTTGTGGGAGCCATTTTTGCAGGCGCTTGTGAAGGCGTTTTGCTTGCCGTCATCACTGCGAACCCAGCTTCAGAGGCTAAGTTTTGCTCACGTTTATCTTTGCAGCCAGTAACACCAACAGGAATCATCCCAGCGTTGGTGATGCCTTGCTTCAGTTCCGCGAAATCAATATCGCCTTGAACTTTACTAATGTTTATCACAACAGGAGCAGAAGCGAAGAAAGAGGGGGCTTGAGCCACTTTCTCATTTAAAAAATCAACCGTACTAGCAACTTGATTATCAGATAAATGCAAAACTGATAGAGTAAAGCTGCTACCTTTTAGGTCTGGTGTAGTAGACATCGAAAACTTAAGACCTCAGTGGAATAGGCATTGCCTGAAACTAGGCATGTCATGTTATATTCCCAATTCAAGCACAGCAAGTTATCTTGTTGTCAAATGAACGTTTTATTCTCAAAATTGTATAAAGATTGAGAATTCATAAAGAATCTCTGTATTGGCAGAGAGAATTACTAAAGAAGGCTTGTCATGCTGTGTTCTATTTATAAAAGCTCAAAGAAAGAAGGTACATACTTATACATCCCAAAAAAGGATGATTTTTCACAAGTTCCTGACACTTTGATGCAGATGTTCGGCAAACCTAGCTTTGTTATGGTTATCAAAACGGAAGGCCGTACACTGGCTCAAGTTGATATCGAAAAGGTGAAAGAGTCGTTAGCCTCGGATGGCTACTTCTTGCAGTTACCACCACCGCCAGAAAACTTATTAGAGCAACACAAAGAACGAAAAGCGCAACAACGTAAGAGCTAAAAAAATGAAAGCTAATTAGCTTAAGGAGCCCGTTTGAAATCAGTACTGTCTATCTTGCTTAGTGTAGGGATCGCTAGTCTCTCAACAACTTCGGCCTATGCCGATAGCGATTCTGTAGAAAAACCCAGTTTTGAGCAATATGTTGAACAATTAAAGCAGCAAGGTCGTGAGCAAGGGATCTCTGAGCAGATTTTATCACAAGCGTTTGCTGACGTGACTTACAAACCGAGAGCAGTAACAGCGGATCGCAATCAGCCTGAAAAGAAGCTGACCTTGGATGAGTATATTCCCCGAGCAGTGCCAGACTGGAAAGTTAAGCAAGCGAAAACCCTTTATAAGCAGCACTACGCTGAACTGAAAAAAATTGGTGATGAATATGGGGTTCAGCCTCGATTCATTGTCGCGTTATGGGGCGTTGAAAGTAACTTTGGGAAATTCACCGGTAATTATAACGTCATCGATGCATTATCGACTCTTGCTTATGAGGGGCGTCGTGAAGCCTTTTTCCGTAAAGAGACCATGGCAGCATTAACCATTCTAAATGAAGGTCATATTGAGCCGGAAAATTTGAAAGGTTCATGGGCAGGCGCGATGGGCCAACCTCAGTTTATGCCATCTTCA
It encodes:
- the minC gene encoding septum site-determining protein MinC, whose amino-acid sequence is MSTTPDLKGSSFTLSVLHLSDNQVASTVDFLNEKVAQAPSFFASAPVVINISKVQGDIDFAELKQGITNAGMIPVGVTGCKDKREQNLASEAGFAVMTASKTPSQAPAKMAPTKIVRTPIRSGQQVYAKDADLVILNHVSAGAEVIADGSIHIHGTLRGRAIAGASGQKEAKVICNDLQAELVSIAGNYWLSDQIESEYWQKKVMLSMTDDVLHLDVLSI
- a CDS encoding YcgL domain-containing protein, translated to MLCSIYKSSKKEGTYLYIPKKDDFSQVPDTLMQMFGKPSFVMVIKTEGRTLAQVDIEKVKESLASDGYFLQLPPPPENLLEQHKERKAQQRKS
- a CDS encoding lytic murein transglycosylase; amino-acid sequence: MASLSTTSAYADSDSVEKPSFEQYVEQLKQQGREQGISEQILSQAFADVTYKPRAVTADRNQPEKKLTLDEYIPRAVPDWKVKQAKTLYKQHYAELKKIGDEYGVQPRFIVALWGVESNFGKFTGNYNVIDALSTLAYEGRREAFFRKETMAALTILNEGHIEPENLKGSWAGAMGQPQFMPSSFLAYAADGNGDGKKDIWSSEADVFASAASYLSQSGWDDTYTWGRQVRVPHSISTELQGRDAEKAKTLEEWQALGVTRYNGKPLPKLDKPLNAWLILPDDVDGRAYLIYNNYNVLMKWNRSYYFALAVSHLADRIKFH